ATACTTATATGCTTAAATCCTAAAAATGGTTGAGTTCCATATGATTTGTTTTGTTGGATTAATTTGATTTCTAAAATGAATATGAGATACTTGATTTTGTTACAGGGAGCTCTAGTTTTGACCGGTCAAAACAACTATTTTTGTATGTTTCAAAAAATTCGTAACTACGAGAAACTGTTGCCAATTTCTAGTTTCGCAACTCAGCGTAGCTGTTGCGATCGAAAATTTCGCAACTATTTACAACTGTTGTGACATTTTGGTGTTGCAACAATTAGAAACTGTTGCGACCGAAAATTTGCAACGGCAATAAAGTCGTTGCGGAATattgcaacatcgactttcgtaACAGAGCAGTACTATTGCGACCCCGCTTTGCAACTGCCAGTCACCGTTGGTAAtcactaaatttggtgtagtggatagatgagttcaagtctccacataccttttgttcatgaagttccacaatctccccttagtaggtctacgtcttcaatcgataaacgccgtgaagtctaaagctcaactacacattctatcataatccgagacatagctataagtatactagaaatcaagacttatagttttgacaactaaacttgacaaacaagcttgaaatatcgacgcttgcgagttcgaccgagcaatgctctaacactttccaTTTTTCCATTCCTCTAGATCTCGAACAACAATCTCATCATTTGTTTCACCTTTAAGCCAATATAGATTGACAATATgaaccaagtagtacatactcattaGACCCTTTACCCTTCAGTCGACACCTTTCTACGGATAGTACGTTACATGGTGTTTGCAAAGAGACAAATATTCTTCCAAAGTATACTTAGGACTAGAGGGTGCCATGAGAAATCATATGTGGTTACATATATGTTTGATTGATTGTACTATTTGTAACGactattttttgaaattttgtttAAATATATAAGGTTCGGCTGATACATCATTCGAATTACAAGCCGAACCATTCTTAAAGTACCAATCCCAACAactattttttgaaattttgaaaaaacTATCAGGTTCGGCAGACACTAATTTTCATTTAAAAGCCGAACCTGTAAATGTTTCGGCTTTCAATACTCATTAAAATGTAAGGTAGTTTGAGTGCATAATGATTGAATTATTGAATCTCTAATGTATCTTGGTGCAAAGGTCTCTTATAAATCTCGGAATTCTTCTCTTCAACCATCTGTAAGATATTTCGATCTGTATCTTCCTCCATGGAATATTTCCCAAAGGCTTTGAATTATAGCTTCCTAAAATAAAAAGGATTGAGAagttagttttaaaaaaaaaataattactctATATTGCAACACAAACCTTCTGGAATACTCACTTTTTCTTCATTAGTATCGCTGCGGTGTTATTGATTAACCATCCTAATACTGTGATGTAATCTTTCATCGTATAACAGATTTGTTGGAATCTTTCAGCTAATTCCAACCGCTTACGATGTTTTGGATTTCCATCTAACCGAAAATAATTCTTTTACTCTTTTCCAAAACATCGAATAATGCACATCAGGACGTTCACCGTAAACACGATAAGTCTGAATGACAGCTCTGACAAGCATTTTATCATCTTCTACGGTGAATGGTTCCATGAATGAGTATTGAAGGAAAATGAATCTTACAATGGGAGGAAAAAATAAGTTGCGCAGAGCCAATACTATGAATAGAATATTATATATAGAAAAATCCACAACGAATCTCTTTTTTGGGAAAACAAAAACTAGATGTTTACTATATTGTCGCATGTGTATTGTTTGGCTCATAGTAACGATTTATATATAAGCCTAACTTAGGAATGGCCATGAGGCAGGTATGGggcgggtatgccaatcccagtcactgccccgttcataaaaaaaaatacctaTACCCGCCCTGTTACCCACATGAATTGGGACGGGGCAGGTATCGGGAATACCCATATGGAGCGGGTTTTCCATGGGTTACCCGTAACATtgagttaatacataaatttggttataattaatcaaaacttaaatatgattcaaacaaaacTAATAACGTAAGAATAATGCATTCTAAAATTTTTAATTCAGAAATTCatcttaaagtgaacaaaagaatctttaaatgacttattagtttttctacttttttctttctcatacaaccttcgtccacgttaaccattttatgatctgcttcattttctctattttaacttttaaTGTTTCTGATCACAATAAAGGAGCAAAAGTGATGAACATACAAAAACgatcaagaatataataaatgaaagaaagctcgaTTAAGTGATAGAAGTATAAAAATTCGATACAAATTCTTGCATAAGAGTCTAAACCCCTATGATATGAAAGCTATGGGACAtgtatggggcggggaccttaAATCCCATTCCCGTAACTTAGATTTCTGCTATTATCCATACCCGACCCCATCCCCATTTGTGCGGGTAAAACCCTGCCCAAAAGGTGCGGGTACCCATGGAGATGGGTTTGGGTGGGTCGAATGGCCATCCCTAGCCGAACTTGACGAACAAGTGGTTCGGCTCCTTCGAAATATACCTAATGAGCTGAACTACTCTTGCTGCCATCAGAAAATAGTTAAGGCTACTGGTTCGACTACTACGAAAATACTCATTTGAGCCGAACCAACTTACTTTATATTGTTTTAGAAAGCCAAACATCGAAATGTTTCGACTCTTAAAACGTCTTCATTCGTAAGACCACTCTACAGTCGAACCACACATATAAAATCATTCTACAATCGATTAAAACATAACATTCAAGATACTTAACCAAACAAGTATATTTAACAAAACATAACAAAGTAAGTGTACTTCACAAACCATAACAAAGAAAGTTTACTTAACAAAGAAAAACAGATACTCAATGCAGTTTGCACATCCAAACTCTTAGTTCACTGACCACGACCTCTTTTCCCTTTTTGACGTACATATTCGTCGTCTTCACCAGTTGGATCACCCCTAGCACCTCGAATTGTGCCTTCACCTTCTTGACGTGGCCTCTTACTCGTCCACATTTTCTCTGGTTTATCCGGTCCTTTCCCTTTATTTATAACTGCATCCCACTTGTTGTACAAATCTTCTTGCTCCTCCACCGTCGTCGGTGTTTTGCAAGAAAGTCTCTTCTTCAAATTTTTCAACAACTAATTACCCATCGCAACCTAATTCCAATTTAGGTCAAAGAAATTTAGTATTTAAGAAGTAACAATTAAACAAGTATAAATCGAAGACATCACTTATCATTGTTTTATAACCCTTTGGAATGTTTACGACCTTGGACTTCTTTTTGGCGACCTTTGCCTTCTCCCTGTCATCTACAACTTGAATTTGTCTATTAATAACCAGGGGATGTGAAATTTCATTATACCAATCCATGTAGCCCGACTCGACTTCCCGAGGGTCGTCACCCAAAAATTGTAAGTGACACATATTTAACTTGTTGGCTTCCAACTTTCTCCAGTACTCTAAGGTTGGTTCTAGATCATGTCTGAGACACCACGAAGaggtggtgcttttagttcccttgGAACCCAATGTAAATAGATTGAACTTATCGTAAGATAGATCCTAATTGACGTAGTACTCGACTAGGATCATATACTACAAAACCACCTGGATAAAATAACGGTCCGTAGTACATACCTACCGGCACATCATTATCTTGAAAAACATAATCTTCTTGAACATCTCTCAAATATGGGTCAAATACGACGTTACTCCTATCCAAAGAGTTTAATTTCTCTCTTAACTTTATGAACACATCGAGCGGCAGTTGGAGTTGTATCAACCCAACTTTCATGTGTTTTGGCCAATTTCAAatttgggaaatggtcatatacccACACCTACATCAATAATACAAGATTTCACAAAATATCCTCGAACGaagaaaatgaattttttctttgAGATTTCAGTTGAACTGTATAGGTTCGACTTAGAAGGTTAATCAAGGGCGTTGCCGAACCAACAAGTTCGGCACAAAATGAAAATTAACAGATTGGTTGAACCAATATTTGAAAAGGATCGACTTGTTTTGTAGGTTTATATTTAAGCCGAACCTTACACTGAACTAGGACTGTTTTGGCTTAAAGCAaaacatttgaaaaaaaaatttagatttaATAAAGATAGTTACCTAAAGTATAGTGAAATTTCCTccaatgtttgtacttgtcaacctagaggcTTGTGCGAGCTGATTGAATAGGTAGGCAAGTGACGTGGCCCCACAAGCGTATTTCTTAACATCGTGAACATCGCTTAACAATTGGAGATATTGAGCACTCACCTTATTCCCAGAAAGGTCAGGAAAGATATATGCCAAGAGTGTACATCATATAGGAAGTTGCAGTTTGCTTCACTAACTCCCCAGTCATCACCAACTCTCGTTTTTAACCTTCTCTGATGTACCCGAAAAATAGTTCTTCAACCTCAACaacttgaacttttttttttgtatgcacCTTCATCATCTCGGATAGAAGTCACCTCTTTTACATAACAACAAAACTCTAGAGTTTCCTCCGCCAACTTATACAACTAATCCCAACTCATATCATAAAACTGTGCATTCATGCTTTCGTCGGAGACACTAAGGCCCGTAATCTTATATTCGCATCGTCAGGAGTGATTGTCATCTCGCCAAATGAGATATGAATTATGTAAGTCTCCGGACAAAATCTCTCGGAAAAGGTGGAGGCCATCACTCTATCACATTCCTGATGTCCATATCTAATGGCAGGTCATAAACCAGAGGCTTGAACTATAGCAATAATCTCAGGAACCTCTTTAAACAAATCCCAATGTGCATCGATTTGATGTTTCAAAACCCAGACTGCACGGGTATGATCATGAGTCTCATATATCCTCTTAGCCCAAGAGTCTCTGTAACCAACCAACACCTTGCCTCCGTCGGCTGGAAGACCGTGTGGTAACCATCCTCTCGCGTAGGTATTATATCATCATCATAAGTAATGTGAAGCCCAACAATACGGGGTATAgcatctttcttctcttttgttgatTCTTGTTAATCTTCTACTTCTTTTTGATCTTCCACTTCttcttccatgtttctccttttaCCTTTTTGGTTCCTaaacaaaatacaaaaatatAATTAAGTATAATCCTACATAATACAAAGCATATCCTAAATAATCGTAGTTACAGAAGTAACTTCGGCTTAGAACTAAATATCTCGAAACAACCGAACCTAACAAAATCAAAGATCGGCGAGTAAAGCATACCAACCGAAATGTTCTTCAATATGAGTTCGGCTTATAATAAAACACAGTTTATCAGCCAAGATTTTAACTGTGTGCGCTAAAAACCCTATGTTTTCCTCTAATTAAACCTATTCTAACAATCAAAGATAACTAATTAAAGAGTTGGGTTTGTACAAAATACCTTTTAATCCTCATTTATGGGGTTTCTTCTTCACTAGATTGAGGttatttttcaatttcagtttcaactcCTTCTATTTGTTTTTGTTCTTCAATTGACGGATTAGAAGAAGATTTTGACCGCCTACCCAGTGCTTTTTTCTTTCCACGACCCATTTTATAATTGTGTTAATCGacattattcctataaatcttaggtaattaccgtttgatgttatgtcattacgtataaaaaacaggtgaataggttcaagcgtgtttccaaaatgttaactgcatgcctgaatagaggagatcccatgccagctgagaatatcaaagaggctagagatctagttgataatatggataacgaagattatgctgcctaGTTttgggagaaagtcacgaagaggcatcatcccaaggtggcagtatcaaagacgggtaaaagaactcgagcttcatcgagcgctgaagctgctccaactgaagctgctccaactgaaggtgctcaaacccgtggtcgtgcaggactgggaggtagtcacggtcgtatagtaaagaagagcagataaatgacaatgatttttgttgtacattcggaaatttatttgggtaactaagttagacaagttcaaatgacaatgatttgtgtggtatattcggaagttttggtaactaatttaacttccgattatttcaaagacaaaatctgaaaagtataagtttttccaaattctgatttttgggccatcgtacattcggaactttacaaaaaacctatcatcCGAATATCACATCTTCAaaaaaaaccacgccatggctccaggtggttcaaagggccaatattgaaggttagacagcccatattcggaagttttggtaactaatttaacttccgaatatttcaaagacaaaatttgaaaagtataaaactttccaaattctgatttttgggcgatcgtacattcggaactttacaaaaaacctatcctccgaatatcacaagttcaaaaaaaaccacgccatggctccaggtggttcaaagggccaatattgaaggttagacagcccatattcgaaagttttggtaactaatttaacttccgaatatttcaaagacaaaatttgaaaagtataagtttttccaaattctgatttttgggccatcgtacattcagaactttacaaaaaacctatcctccgaatatcacaagttcaaaacaaaccacgccatggctccaggtggttccaagggccaatattgaaggttagacatcccatattcggaagttttggtaactaatttaacttccgattatttcaaaaacaaaatctgaaaagtataagtttttccaaatttttatttttgggcCATcttacattcggaactttacaaaaaacctatcatcCGAATATCACaaattcaaaacaaaccacgtcatgtctccaggtggttccaagggccaatattgaaggttagacagcccatattcggaagttttggtaactaatttaacttccgattatttcaaagacaaaatttgaaaagtataagtttttccaaattctgatttttgggccatcgtacattcggaactttacaaaaaacctatcctccgaatatcacaagttcaaaacaaaccacgcaatggctccaggtggttcaaagggccaatattgaaggttagacagcccatattcggaagttttggtaactaatttaacttccgaatatttcaaagacaaaatttgaaaagtataagtttttccaaattctgatttttgggccatcgtacattcagaactttacaaaaaacctatcctccgaatatcacaagttcaaaacaaaccacgccatggctccaggtggttccaagggccaatattgaaggttagacatcccatattcggaagttttggtaactaatttaacttccgattatttcaaagacaaaatttgaaaagtataagtttttccaaattctgatttttgggccatcgtacattcggaactttacaaaaaacctatcctccgaatatcacaagttcaaaacaaaccacgccatggctccaggtggttccaagggccaatattgaaggttagacatcccatattcggaagttttggtaactaatttaacttccgattatttcaaagacaaaatttgaaaagtataagtttttccaaattctgattttttggccatcgtacattcagaactttacaaaaaacctatcctccgaatatcacaagttcaaaacaaaccacgccatggctccaggtggttccaagggccaatattgaaggttagacagcccatattcggaagttttggtaactaatttaacttccgattatttcaaagacaaaatttgaaaagtataagtttttccaaattctgatttttgggccatcgtacattcagaactttacaaaaaaattatcctccgaatattacaagttcaaaacaaaccacgccatggctccaagtggttccaagggccaatattgaaggttagacagcccatattcggaagttttggtaactaatttaacttccgattatttcaaagacaaaatttgaaaagtataagtttttccaaattctgatttttgggccatcgtacattcggaactttacaaaaaaattatcctccgaatattacaagttcaaaacaaaccacgccgtggttccaagggccaatattgaaggttagacagcccatatttggaagttttggtaactaatttaacttccgattatttcaaagacaaaatttgaaaagtataagtttttccaaattctgatttttgggccatcgtacattcggaactttacaaaaaacctatcctccgaatattacaagttcaaaacaaaccacgccatggctccaggtggttccaagggccaatattgaaggttagacagcccatattcggaagttttggtaactaatttaactttcgattatttcaaagacaaaatttgaaaagtataagtttttccaaattctgattttttggccatcatacattcagaactttacaaaaaacctatcctccgaatatcacaagttcaaaacaaaccacgccatggctccaggtggttccaagggccaatattgaaggttagacatcccatattcggaagttttggtaactaatttaacttccgattatttcaaagacaaaatttgaaaagtataagtttttccaaattctgattttttggccatcatacattcagaactttacaaaaaacctatcctccgaatatcacaagttcaaaacaaaccacgccatggctccaggtggttccaagggccaatattgaaggttagacagcccatattcggaagttttggtaactaatttaacttccgattatttcaaagacaaaatttgaaaagtataagtttttccaaattctgatttttgggtcatcgtacattcggaactttacaaaaaaacctatcctccgaatatcacaagttcaaaacaaaccacgccatggctccaggtggttcaaagggccaatattgaaggttaaacagcccatattcggaagttttggtaactaatttaacttccgaatatttcaaagacaaaatttgaaaagtataagtttttccaaattctgatttttgggccatcgtacattcagaactttacaaaaaacctaccctccgaatatcacaagttcaaaacaaaccacgccattgctccaggtggttccaagggccaatattgaaggttagacagcccatattcggaagttttggtaactaatttaacttccgaatatttcaaagacaaaatttgaaaagtataagtttttccaaattctaatttttgggccatcgtacattcggaactttacaaaaaaattatcctccgaatatcacaagttcaaaacaaaccacgccatgactccaggtggttccaagggccaatattgaaggttagacagcccatattcagaagttttggtatgtaaaaaaactgtttcctgaaaccaaacaacaccataatcggaaagaaagttgactcataacataaccgaatattacaatcggtaggttgtttaacaaaataatttaccaatttcgtataatcggctagtttttatattaataatactccgattacatccattacataaaattcaaacggccttaaccttacaatttcgtcaaaaacacctaaatccatactcctaattgaccataaaagtattaaaacagatcataacttccagtgaccatagaaattgtccctcttgattttgtatcatccttcatgttcaaatcgtttcccgtagaggtccacataccggcgatccgcaagatttctctgaaattacgaatgagtaacaagttagtactaacttttgttaatgtgagttggagttacagggatacttactcgtttttcatacgtccaccaaggaaaagcgttcctaacaaaccgttcctcatcttcaagtttttcaatctccttatcgagcgcattctttctcattttaatgtcattggatgatcttcgaattcgattaccatctaaggcctcaaataccattaatatacggttccatatcttctcttcggattccgatttgtggagcttgtgaacacgatcatgagcagttaccacaacccacgctctataaatagcacaatcttcttcttcggcaaaagcaatatccatgttttttgttatgaaaattaaaactgaagagaggaaagagtttggtgcaattggggtgatagatatgagtttcttcatataggtttagggtccaacggctctttttgtttttcccaaaaactccaacggctaatttgacgaaagttgaatgtggagaaaccaataatcgataggtattgtatttagcatatctaccgattatggtagctttcaaaatttgaatttggggcaacttataatcggtaggtattgtatttagcatatcttccgattatagcagccttcaccttcttctctataactctaacaactcacaaatgaaaaagaaatggaaaaaatgaagcagaaatcattctaatactgcaccgactacaatcggaagtctgggaaatattttggcttccgattgcaatcggaggataacaatgttatcatatcctccgaatatataagggtaatttcgccattacgaattacgcgagataagggctgactatatttttccttttttttgttttattgttggcctctaaatcctttcgagtggcccctaaaaacaccAGTTAAATCAGATGGCATTGCTTACCCCATAAAAACTTTATTCGATCTACTACCGAGACAGGCTATTCTCCGTCACTACGCGTACAAATTGCATGTATTTTTAGGTTACAACTTATTTTCCCTCAGTCGACACTCCGATCATATCATTCTAAATCACTTTGAATGCTGTTCTTTTTATTGTTCTATAATAATCTCAGATAAAATTCTCTCAAGATAAAAAACATGTCGAAGTCATCATCGTCAGAGATTGTGTGTTTTGGTGAGATGTTAATTGATTTCGTGCCAAACGAATCCGGTGTATCACTAGCTGAATCAGCTGGTTTTCTCAAGGCTCCCGGTGGTGCTCCTGCCAATGTTGCTTGCGCTATTACTAAGCTTGGTGGTTCTTCTGCTTTCATTGGCAAGTTTGGAGAAGATGAATTTGGACATATGTTGGTTGATGTGTTGAAAGAGAATGGGATGAACAGCGAAGGTGTTTGCTTTGATAAGGACGCGAGAACAGCACTTGCTTTTGTAACATTGAAAAAAGATGGTGAAAGGGAGTTCATGTTCTACAGAAACCCGAGCGCTGACATGATGCTGAAAGATTCTGATCTTAACATGGGCTTGATCAAACAAGCTAAAATCTTTCACTATGGTTCTATTAGCTTGATCACCGAACCATGTCGATCCGCACACATGGCTGCCATGAAAGCTTCGAGGGAGGCTGGTGCTTTACTTTCTTATGATCCTAATGTAAGGGAACCACTCTGGCCTTCTGCTGAAGCTTGTCGTGAGGGTATCAAGAG
This is a stretch of genomic DNA from Papaver somniferum cultivar HN1 chromosome 1, ASM357369v1, whole genome shotgun sequence. It encodes these proteins:
- the LOC113361389 gene encoding fructokinase-2-like: MSKSSSSEIVCFGEMLIDFVPNESGVSLAESAGFLKAPGGAPANVACAITKLGGSSAFIGKFGEDEFGHMLVDVLKENGMNSEGVCFDKDARTALAFVTLKKDGEREFMFYRNPSADMMLKDSDLNMGLIKQAKIFHYGSISLITEPCRSAHMAAMKASREAGALLSYDPNVREPLWPSAEACREGIKSIWSSADVIKVSDDEVEFLTQGDAADEKNVLSLWYEGLKLLLVTDGEKGCRYFTKHFRGAVEGFSVNTVDTTGAGDAFVGSLLCSAAKDSSILEDESKLREALRMANACGAICTTKKGAIPALPDNAAAQKLISGSP